A genome region from Triticum aestivum cultivar Chinese Spring chromosome 2B, IWGSC CS RefSeq v2.1, whole genome shotgun sequence includes the following:
- the LOC123039096 gene encoding L-type lectin-domain containing receptor kinase SIT2, producing MRKIVQYLDRTIPVSNLCELQHVWVDYDAQARRLNVTLASVHVPRPKIPLLSEVIDLSTVMADKMYVDFSASGGWGVGTHHYVLGWSFSLDGPTPLLDFSTLPVLPRLGPKPQSKILDVVLPLAAALLVIAMLAIIFFFLWHRRRFAEVREDWEDEFSPHCFAYKDLFHATEGFFGTNLLGVGGFGRVYRGVLFPSNLKVAVKRVSHDSKQGIREFIAEVVSIGRLRHQNLARLLGYCRRKGELFLVYDYMENGSLDKYLYNGNKPTLQWSERYRIIKVTLVLLPIIQCKA from the exons ATGCGGAAGATCGTGCAATACCTGGACCGTACAATACCTGTCTCCAACTTATGTGAGTTACAACAT GTGTGGGTAGACTATGATGCACAGGCCAGACGACTCAACGTGACATTAGCGTCCGTGCATGTACCAAGGCCCAAGATTCCTCTACTCTCCGAAGTCATTGATCTCTCCACAGTCATGGCAGACAAGATGTACGTTGACTTTTCAGCTTCCGGAGGTTGGGGCGTAGGCACACACCACTATGTCCTTGGATGGAGCTTCAGCTTGGACGGACCCACCCCGCTGCTAGACTTCTCCACCCTTCCCGTCCTACCACGCCTGGGTCCCAAACCTCAGTCAAAGATCTTGGATGTCGTGCTGCCACTGGCCGCGGCATTGCTTGTCATTGCAATGCTAgctatcatcttcttcttcttgtggcATCGTCGTCGATTTGCTGAGGTACGAGAAGATTGGGAGGACGAGTTCAGCCCACATTGTTTCGCGTACAAGGATCTATTTCATGCCACTGAGGGGTTTTTTGGTACGAATTTACTTGGTGtgggaggatttggaagagtgtACAGAGGAGTGCTTTTTCCGTCCAACTTGAAGGTTGCGGTGAAGAGAGTGTCACATGATTCGAAACAAGGAATAAGGGAGTTCATTGCTGAGGTGGTGAGCATTGGTCGTCTCCGCCACCAGAATCTTGCGCGGTTACTAGGCTATTGCCGGCGAAAGGGTGAACTTTTCTTGGTTTATGACTACATGGAAAATGGTAGTCTTGACAAATACTTGTACAATGGAAACAAGCCAACTCTACAATGGTCCGAGAGGTATCGGATCATCAAAGTCACTCTCGTGCTCCTACCCATCATCCAGTGCAAGGCCTAG